Part of the Ammospiza caudacuta isolate bAmmCau1 chromosome 3, bAmmCau1.pri, whole genome shotgun sequence genome, GGAATGTGACATTAATTGTGGGAGCCTGGGGAAGAGTTGGAGTACCTATGGCTACTGAGggcttgttttgtttattttaaacagtCATGTCCGTAAGAATAAATAGCATGAATGTGAGAATGAGACTTAAAAATACGTAGAAAAGCTAATGGAGCTCTGGTGTTTTCATTCTGCACTGATAGTTGCATAAAGTACACATTGTATGACCTTTTAAGGTCATGTGAAAGTATGAcctcttgtttttatttccttaatttGTTTATAAGTAAGCAGTTGAAGGATCTCAGCctcatttgtttttttaatgtactttgTTTTTGCTCAGATTGTGTTTTTGTTTAGCAAAGGATTTAATAGGCTATAAAATCTGGAGTTCACACAGTGAATCATACTTGTGTCACATATTGCTGGTGATGAGGGCTCTATGTGATCTCTACAATTCTGCTTAAAAACTCCACCAGTAGCTTACTGAGCTAACACAAGCCTTTTAACACCTTAATTACCCAAAGTAATATTCTGAAACTTTCAGTGCTTTGAAAAGACTTGTCTTTCACAGTGGAAATAATAGAGCACCTTAGATGGACCTCagtcagctctgccttttcctcttgAAATATTCATTGAGCTGTCcttgcagggctgtggtggtATCAGTTGGAAATCCAGTGGTAAAGAAACTGATGCTCGATCGAGTTGTTTTCACTACACTCTGCAGCATAATTTTCTTGCAGATACCATTATCTCTCTCGACAGAACATTCATTCCTCTCTGTGCTATTGTGCTGTTTGACAACTTAAACTGCTTCTTTGTGAACATTTCAGCGCAATGACATGCTCACCCTTTCATGGGGATTCAAAATACTTATAATTTTTCTGGGTAGTTAGAGAAGTGCCTTAGATCCTACTCATTCCTAGGTGTTAGAAATTTTGTCTGTTAGATTTTCTCCTTTGTGCAAAAAAACCACACTGAGTAAGCTGCTGCTATGCACgcacacagagaaataaagcCTTGAAATGCCTTGTTTGAAAACTGACAGTCTCATTTTCTGTAGACTTTCTTTCATGCTAATGTCTTTGGCAATTAAAGTTCTCAATTGTAAGGAATATTTCTGTATTGGTGCCACTTGCAAGGTGATCTAAGAAATCTGCTGTAAAGCAAGTAATTTGGGTTTTTCAAATCCAAGAGCCCTGTGTTGGGAGAACCACAGGGAAGGGCAAATCCTCTCTTCACTTGACTGTGTTTGGAAGTAGGGTGAAGGAAACGTGACACCTCAAGTTCATGTCTGTTGATAAGCGAtggaaaatagattttattCTTTGGAGTATTAGGTGTCCCTTCTGTATTGTGTTTTTAATATGAGGTAATGTCTGTAGGTGGGATAAATGGTGAATAAGTAAGTCTGCTCCCTGGAAAACAAGCAGTGAGTACATTTGCAGTAATGGGAGCAGACCCATGGCTGTTTTCCTtgtgccaggctgtgggagaagctgtcacagcagagtgcagccctgggcagctctgatccactctgtgctgcagcctctgtgaaGTTTGAAGGGTTTAGAAGTGATGGAGATCACACTGCTCTGTGGGCAAGTCTCTGAGAACGCTTGACCCTAGGTAATCTAGTTCTAATACTTTCTAATCTAACTTCTTTTTATCCTAATTTAGAACACATTCCCAGCTAGTATGTTCGAGGGTAACATCCAGAAATAGATTTCTCACTGAGTTAAGCGctgttttaaaatgaatttaagAAACCATAAGAATGAAAACATCTGAGTTATGTGTTACTTGTAGCATCTGTCTTTACAGATTGTgtggctgtgtgctgtgtgttgGACACAAGTGCTGCATTCCACAGAGCCAGACTGTAACCTGGTTGACTGTCCCAGCCACTTGTGTTTGCCCATATGAATTTAAGATGTGCTTGTTCTTACAACATTTTCCCCACTTTCTGTTTACAGATTTATGTacagctgcagctgttaaagCATATCAGTAGACTTTGAGTTGAAGCATTTTTTTGCTTATAGTAACTTTGTGGACAACCTGGTCTTTTAGGTTTGGTGAGTAATGCTATTCTTGGTTAAAAAAGGAGTTTAATGAAGCAACAGAACATTCAGATTCATATTTTCCAACAGCTCTTCTGATTCTGCAGCTAAGCCAAAATGAAACAGGAAGAAGGGGAGCAGCACAACTACTGATAATACATGTTTACTTCTTTATATAGTTTAACAACATTTAAAATGGAAGTGCTTATATCCAGGATCTGTTTAAATTTCTCATGTGTGCCACCTAACTTGGTCCTCCTGCATTGTCAGTGATGAGAGGAAGAGCAGCACTGTCAAAGAGGTTTGAATATGGAATAGGCTGGATTGTCTAGGGGTGCCTGGTGTTTaatgccagcctggggagcacaggagaACAGGAAGAATGAGCTGCCTGAGATTAGTGCCAGATTCTTGGTGAAGCTGTCCTGAGTTCTGTTACTTTTATGTTCAGTATACATACAACACTTTGTAATAGAAAGTGTCCAGCAAATTTAGTGTTTGAAACCACAGTAATGTATGGTGGAATTGATTAATTCCAAATGGTTGGTAGTGAGAAATTAAGCTTAGATATGTTTGCCTACTGGAACTGGAGAATATTGTTTTCCTCAACTCATCCATGTCCAAGAAAAGGTGCTCTGAAACTCCTGCTTTGGGTAATGGGCCTTCTGGCTGTAGCAGCATTAAGTTCAAAATCGAAAACATTGATTTCTTGGAGGCTTTATGAAGTAAACATTTTCTTGCTCTATTTTGTTTGCTGGTAActatttccaaaaataaaagtaaGCTTATTAAACCAATTTAAGAACATATTGACTTCAGCCTGGACAGACTCTCTCTAGAGTGGATTTGGATTGCAGAAATGCTGTACTAACAGACAGGCTCTCCTCATTTACAACTACCATTCTAGAAATAAGTTCTCAGGTGCAGAAAGACTGGGAATCTGGTTTCCATTGTTCTTAAGccaaagaaaaggcaaagagaTAATGGAAAAGGATAGCTTTTCCTACTGGAAGCCAACACTGTGCTGTAATAAGAAGTCTAAATCTGGTCCTTACTGTGATATTTTTGGCATTTGCTAGAGGAATTCCCTTGCAGTAAGAGTTAAATGTTCTAGGAAAGATCAGATGCTAGCAGCTAATGACTTGAATCCATCTCCTTGCCATTGCAGGGCTTTTACTGTAAGGTGTTTCAGTAATATTGTAATTTCTGTCATGGAGATCTTGATTGTGCCGTTTCTGATTATTGTGTTTCCTGTATGCTTTAAGGAGGTGGTTTGCTTAACTCAGCTTTTCTTCAGAATAATCCACAGCTGAGAGGTTATTCACTGCTTTGCTTCCTCTCAAGTTAAAGGAAACATTCTGCCTTACAAGGGGTTTCTTTTGAATTTCTATGCCTCAAGTGTTTCTTTAGACATACTCTTTGAGACCTCCTGATTTTTTAGGTGTTATGTAAGAGCCAAACATGCTGTTTCAAGTCTTGCCTTAGAAGATACACAGAGAAGGAACTATTTATACCTGCTTTTGTGTAGTGTAATTGCATTGTTCTCTATGCTGCCTAGTCTTTGTTAGGCTGTTGCTATTACTCTACAAAAAGGTAGTGAACAAGGATGTGATCTGTGTGTGAGGAAAGCACATATTGTTCCCTATTTACTGCAAACAAATAAGCAGATAGCCTGGTTTTGTTGTAAATGTTTTGAAAACCTAGTTAGTGATCAGAAAAGGAGGATttgcattttctctttccagttCCTTGCCTATCAAAATTTTTTTAGCATtactgatttgttttcttttaatgtttcaAATTAACTTGAATTGCCTTCTTAAATGCATGTGACTTGAGAAAAAAGGTTTGAACCTTGAATCTTAATTAATtaagcagcttttttttcctttagagtACAATGTCAATATGTTTTGTGATTGTATTGGTGAATTGCATTTATAGTATGTGAGGGTATTGGTGAATTGCATTTATAGTATGACTTACACAGTGGTCTCCTGTTTGCGGTACTGAAATTTTTTGAGaaatcccttgatggtgagcTTTAGAATTTGAATATAAAGAAGCACATGGAAGCAAGAACTAGCATTTCCAGTTAATAAAAACCCAACAAGCAAACaggtaaaagaaagaaatacagaaaatggcATATGAAATTCATctgaaattctttatttttcctagaAAACCTTGCTGCAACCATGTGCCATGAGCAATTGATAGAAATCTGTCTTCAGTCTAATCTTTAACTGTTGAGATCTGCAGAAGTTACTGGCATTTGTCAGCATAAATCTGTTTGTGTTTGTGACTAAAGCAATCCACTAAACATGAACACTTTAGCTGTGTCAGATTCCTCTCCTCGGGGTGTAAGGTCTGATGCCAGAAACCTGGGTTGTTACTTATTACAAATCACAGAAGTTTGGCAAGTTATGCTCTGTTACACAAGTAAAGGCTGTTATAATTGCCTTCAAATCACAATCCTTATGATAATAGTGTACTGAAAAATTGGTGGTTTCTTTTAAGAAGTACATATTTATAGAATCTATAAGTGAACAGAGTTAACTTTATACTAGACTTTTAAATTTGGTCACCAATTGGCTCAAAAACAAGATGATGAATAATCCATATCATTGGTCATAGAACTTGTTCAAATTCTACTTTGGTTAAATCACATTGTAAACATCACTTGAAATACCAGGTTTACAGGATAATGTAGCAGAATGTCTTGACCAAGGATATGTCTGAGTTGGGTAAAAGGACTACAAAAGATGAAGCCACAGTGCCAGCTGTATTTGAAATGCCAGACAAAGCAGGGATTAACTAAATGAAATAAGGAACAAAGTATTTGTTCTGTCAGACCTGTGGGTTTTCACCAAAGGTTTCAATGGACAATAACTGATTTGGTTTCTAGCTGGCAGATAGAACACTCTTGGAAGTCATGAAAGAGGACCATAATGAAATTCTTTCTGAAGAAAACTACATTAAGACTATAAAATACCCATGCTGTTTTATATTGTGAGGAGAATTGGGATTATGCCCAGTTTAAGAATTTATCACTGATTAGTCAAGAGGAGGGGGAATActattatgatttttttccttttcttacaGTTTGAGTTCTGTCAACAACAATTAAATTGTGTCAGTTGTAACCTTACACTCATTTATAATGCAGATTCATACATTTTGGAGCTCTCTGtttttggcttttaaaatacagcagTAGCATAACTGGAAGTACCTGACATTTAAACAGTAATTATGCAGAAGTGCATACAGTTGGTTAGGCAGTGGGTTCTTGTGGATTAAACACATAGTAGACTATCAAACTTGTgatcaaatttttaaaagtacagtTAATGTTCCTTGCAGATCCTGTTTTGGCAACTGTTACTGAAATGTAGCTGGAGCATTGTGCTGCTGGACTGCTGCTTTGTAAATGGTCCCTGTGTTGTTTTAAAAgttctttgaaatgaaaaattgaagGAAGTTTCTTCTGCTCTATGTCAGAAGTTGCAGGAGAGAAAGTTTTTAAATGGTCAGACATCTTCCTACATGTTCAATTGGGTTTTGGCTGTTTGCTTCAGCTCCCATGCAGTTGTCTTTGTCCTGTGCTTATCCTTATTATTCTTGTCTCCCCTTTTTCACGTTAACTGGAAAGGAAATTAGTCTTGTGGGTAAATTCCCTGTGGTTGTGATGCTTGCTCCTCTCACATTATTCAGTTTGTTTTCTGAAACTGCATATTTGGGTTATTTTAGATCATCCTTGCCTCCAAGGATGTTCTCAACTCTGTTGGGATTTATTTTTGGCTGAGGTTAAAATAGTCATACAGTAAATGGTCAACCAAAAAATGGGTAGAGTTGTTATGATGGATAGTATATGAATTTTTCTTGGGATATCTTACCAAAATGAGATCCACTAAGGTAAGGTGGTATAGTTAGTAACACAGACCTGAATGTGATATTTCAAATTACTCTGGTGAAAACCAAACTCTAAATCTGAAAAGACTTAAAACACATGGTTTTTGATCAACTATACAGacaagtttttcttttaatgggaAAGTTCAGAAGTTTAGAGTGAGTGAAGCTCTTCTCTCAAATAAATACCTTGTTAAGCAGCTGGTGCTGAGTAAGCCTATGTGGGAGCTTGTTGACAACTTAGGCTTTATTCTAAACAAAATTCCTTTGCAGTTCTCTTCTGTTTGCATGTTATGTTACAAATTACTTCATGCTTTCATCTGATAAGCATGGTGTACTTTTGTAACTGCAAACTACcctttcaaaaagaaattttatgtTAGTCACCTCAAGGATGCCAGTTTCCTGGCAAATATCAAGTGCTTGGTATGTTGTGCTTGAGAAGAACTGCAGAGCTCCATTTGTTGCTTTTTTACCCTTtgtgtgctgctcctgaggTGCTTTTACAAACTTGTTTGCTAAAGGCACTGGATATAAGGATCATGTTTTATCTGTGTTGCAGAACTAGTGTTATAAAGTCTGCACTTATTCTGGTGGTTAGAAGTTCAAATATTTGCCAGTATGTCTAGGTTGTTTCCACTCTTTTTCTGTAGGTGAGGCTTAGTGTTATTATGGTTCATTCATGTCAAGTGTCATTTGAAATGGAGAGAGATTGGTGTGAGCTCTTCTTTGAAGGGTTTGAAGTTATGGACTAGTTCAGTGATGTGTACAACTGTGAATTTATGCATACTAATAGTTATTGTTTCATTAATTGCACACAGCATTGAAAAAGTCAAGCTCATTctttaggaaagaaaattttccaCCCATACCTGGCTTGTTCCTGCAATGGTTTGCAATGTTAAGACAGAGAAAGTCCTTAATCTGTTTCTATCTAGGCCATGGGaatactttcttcttttttcttttccccctgtGGTTTAGTGATTTGTGGTTAAATACTTTATGAATAATTGTGCTCAGCTCTCTTTTTGAGAATAAGTTTTGATGGAGTGTGTTTGGCTCTAGGCTTTACTGGTGGCCTCATGATGGCATTTCTCAGCTGGTTCCTGAGACAGAAgcaggctggtggcagcagagaTGGAGGCAATGTGTTGGCTTGTGGGTGGGAAATCCAGAGAACAGGGCAACCAAACTGGTAGAAAGAGAGTAGGGCAGCAGGTCATAGCTAGTGGTTCTAACAGCAGTTCCTTCCTCCACTCCTTCACCATTTCAGAGCTTATGGAAGCCCTTTTTGAAGTCTTTGACAGTGATGAAGGTCCCTTGTTTGTATGGCTGTTGTGACATTGTCCATGGAGTGGCTTAATGCCTgtcacacacctgagcacacaaGGAGGGTGGCAAATCATGGACCAGGGTCACTGGCACTTTTGTGAACTGCTGGTGATGGGAGGTAGAGAACTGATGAGTTAAAACTGAATTTAGTTGTGCCAGTGTGTTGCACAACAGCTCAAGGTGATAATTTCAGCACTGTCTGCTGACAATTTGATCATGTAATAGTTTAGAAGAGACTTGAACTGTCCCAATAGATTCTTTGTGACCTGTAAAACACATGGGTTTGGGGAGTGTTTCTTTCTGATACCTAATACAGATATTGACCTATATACACACTTTAAAAATGAGGCATGAAactgtaaaaatgaaatatgtaAGAAGATGAAAGCTAGCCCAGTTCTAACATAGCTCTGTTTTCCTCTCATACAGAAATACATTAATGTTGAAGCAGAACCAAACAATGGAACCAGACATTATTCGAATGTACTCCTCATCCCCTCCACCACTTGACAATGGagctgatgatgatgatgaagatgagTTTGGAGGATTTTCTGgtgtgagcactgctggtgtAGCTTTTGCTGATTTTGATACAGCGGACTACAGTCATCCAAAGGAAGAGTTTATACCCACAAATCATTTCATCCCACTCCATGATTATTCTGACAATGTAGCTAGCATTGCAACTTTCACATCTGTTAAAAATGGTAAAGATAAAGACTGCATTGCAGAGCTTCCTACTCATCCTAAGGAGCTTTCTGATATGTCAGCTACTAGTACTATCAAAGAAAAATCTAAGTTTAGAACTTCAGGTACCGCTTTAGAAGATGTAAACAGAAGGGGGGAACAAAGAGACAACACTggaaaatcagagggtttttcTTCTCATGTGGTTAGAACTGGTGTAACAGTTGAGAGGCAGGATGAGCAAATAGATGCTTGTAATGGTGAGAAACTTCCGTGTCTAGAGATTCTAACAAACGGATTTGCAGCATCAGACCCTGTAAATCCTCAGGGAACAGAAGATCTAGACAGTATTGGTGACTCAAAGGGACTGAAAACTCTTAGCACCCATAGTACTGAGCAAAATTTGAACTCAATGCCTAGCTCAGGTGAAGATGTTGCAGATTTTGCTACCTTCTCAAACAAAACCCCAATCCATTTAGAGGGAGCAGAGCCTACAATATGCAGTGTTCTTAATGAAAGAGACTCAGTGAGCATTCAGGAGAATAACAGAATAAACAGAGTAACTCATAGTGAAGAAGagctttgcatttcagaaatTAGTTATGAACAGGGTCCCTCAGCACTGGAATTTGCAATTTCTAGTACATCTCAAACAACTGGAAGTTCAATATGCACTACAGAGAATGGAGAGCACAGTGGGAGGAGAAGACAACATCACATAGAGAATGGCAAAGGTTTTAGTAGGTCTGAGGACTCTTCAAAAGCAGCAGACATCAAGACTGATAAGATCCAAAGCCTCAGCTGTGATCCTGCAGGAGACAAACTGGGTGGTGATGAAGATCTCAAGAATGGTGGAAGTAGCACTGGAGTTGTAGTTTGCAGTGACAAACATGATGTGTTTGGTGACTTTGGTTCAGTCAGCAGTGCATCTCCCACCTTCAGGAATGCTGAAGGCTCAGTAAATGCTCTCGATTCAGAGAGAACTCCTGAGCAGCCCGCACATGTCAGCGAACCAAACGAGGAGTTTGGTGAATTCAGGGACACGAGTACTGTGTGTCAGCAGCCAGCAGGTTTGGACCAGGCTGAACTAAATCAGGCTGCTGGCACTTTAGAATGTGATACTACCAGTAAAACTTCTGGGGTAGACTTCCAGCATACTACTGAGGTAGAAAATGGTGACGATACTGAATTTGGAGACTTCGATTCGGTGCCAAAACCTCAAGATGAGAGTGTTGCTTTCCAGGACTCGGATGACTTTGCGGACTTCAGTTCAGCAGGTTGTGACCAGGCCACAGACTGGAATGCTTTTGAAGATGAACAAAAAGACAGCTGTTCTTGGGCTGCCTTTGGAGACGAGCAGGCTGGTGAATCTCATCACAGAAAAGAGACGTGGCAGTCACATAGGACAGATGTGTCTGCCAGGAGCGATGGCCCAGTGTTCCACAAGACTGACAGTGCTGCTCTAGCATCTTTCCAAGGGACTATCAGTAAGCAAGAGCTATCACCTTCAGTTCAGGTAAGAGTTTACTTTGATTTTCTTAAGTCTTGTTCTGCTCTTGTGCATACAGTTCTTCCTGGTTCCTGCTTCTGCGTACAACAAATATTTGAATAGTCCTTGTTTGCCTTTCAGGAGAGATTTAATGTGCTCTGTGAGGTGGGCTGGCATGAAACATTATGCTGTGTTTGGATCTTGCAGATCTTTGCAGCACTGT contains:
- the AFTPH gene encoding LOW QUALITY PROTEIN: aftiphilin (The sequence of the model RefSeq protein was modified relative to this genomic sequence to represent the inferred CDS: inserted 2 bases in 1 codon) produces the protein MLKQNQTMEPDIIRMYSSSPPPLDNGADDDDEDEFGGFSGVSTAGVAFADFDTADYSHPKEEFIPTNHFIPLHDYSDNVASIATFTSVKNGKDKDCIAELPTHPKELSDMSATSTIKEKSKFRTSGTALEDVNRRGEQRDNTGKSEGFSSHVVRTGVTVERQDEQIDACNGEKLPCLEILTNGFAASDPVNPQGTEDLDSIGDSKGLKTLSTHSTEQNLNSMPSSGEDVADFATFSNKTPIHLEGAEPTICSVLNERDSVSIQENNRINRVTHSEEELCISEISYEQGPSALEFAISSTSQTTGSSICTTENGEHSGRRRQHHIENGKGFSRSEDSSKAADIKTDKIQSLSCDPAGDKLGGDEDLKNGGSSTGVVVCSDKHDVFGDFGSVSSASPTFRNAEGSVNALDSERTPEQPAHVSEPNEEFGEFRDTSTVCQQPAGLDQAELNQAAGTLECDTTSKTSGVDFQHTTEVENGDDTEFGDFDSVPKPQDESVAFQDSDDFADFSSAGCDQATDWNAFEDEQKDSCSWAAFGDEQAGESHHRKETWQSHRTDVSARSDGPVFHKTDSAALASFQGTISKQELSPSVQTTLLSRLERIFEVCFPSIPVAEIEEEISSLNHLLEAGEKQITTEETLGSTGELMDVWTELQDIHDAYGLRYQWGGSHSNKKLLCSLGIDTRNILFTGNKKQPVIVPMYAAGLGMLEPTKEPLKPISAAEKIASIGQTPPVSPEMNTCASDQFQESLPPVQFDWSSSGLTNPLDVCVLPLFTHKPXSLGLPSIWLPTNTVTEFQASGGSTLLNLDFFGPVDDSSSSSTTTIPGVDPELYELTTSKLETSNASSRVTDAFARLMSTVEKASTSTRKPKKEEHLSEEAAKVISSLPDLTFMHAKVLMFPATLTPSTSCQEKVD